Proteins found in one Rhodothermus sp. genomic segment:
- the rho gene encoding transcription termination factor Rho, translating into MKISELQAKKISELRELARELGLTGYSTLRKQDLIYRILEAQAEAEAGQPNGAANQAAPTSSEPAEATVTVEEVPAEPEVQTTAAPASEEQTEIPVEAPPPPTEALREERRGWRDRRSRRTRPELRYADWEERRRRIYEGRPAYMATYDPNKTELEGMIIKSGVLEIMPDGYGFLRSSEYNYLPGPDDIYVSPSQIKRFSLRLGDTIEGLVRPPKEGERFFALIQVHKVNGRPPEEMEERQSFDYLTPLYPTEQIQLETAPNEYSTRILDLFAPIGKGQRGLIVAPPKTGKTILLQKIANAITTNHPEIHLIILLVDERPEEVTDMERNVKAEVISSTFDQDPERHVEVADIVLEKAKRLVEAKQDVVILLDSITRLARAHNAVTPSTGKTLSGGIEAGALRGPKRFFGAARNVEEGGSLTIIGTALIETGSRMDEVIFEEFKGTGNMELVLDRQLADRRIFPAIHLIKSGTRREELLIPETKLHRIWLLRKILADMDAVEAMTFLLEKMRGTRSNDEFLVTMNS; encoded by the coding sequence ATGAAGATCTCCGAACTACAGGCAAAAAAAATCAGCGAGCTGCGTGAACTGGCCCGTGAACTGGGGCTGACAGGATACTCGACGCTCCGCAAGCAGGATCTGATTTACCGCATTCTGGAGGCCCAGGCGGAAGCCGAGGCAGGACAGCCCAATGGGGCGGCCAACCAGGCAGCGCCGACCTCTTCCGAGCCTGCTGAGGCGACGGTCACGGTCGAAGAGGTACCTGCCGAGCCTGAGGTCCAGACCACGGCCGCACCCGCATCGGAGGAACAAACGGAAATCCCCGTAGAAGCACCGCCTCCTCCAACCGAAGCATTGCGAGAAGAACGACGTGGCTGGCGGGACCGACGCAGTCGGCGTACGCGCCCTGAGCTACGCTATGCCGACTGGGAAGAACGCCGGCGTCGTATCTATGAGGGCCGTCCGGCCTATATGGCCACCTATGATCCGAACAAGACCGAACTGGAGGGCATGATCATCAAAAGCGGCGTGCTGGAGATCATGCCCGACGGCTACGGCTTTCTGCGTTCCTCCGAATACAACTACCTGCCTGGCCCCGACGATATCTACGTCTCGCCGTCTCAGATCAAACGCTTCAGCCTACGCCTGGGCGACACGATTGAAGGACTGGTGCGGCCTCCCAAAGAAGGGGAACGCTTCTTTGCGTTGATCCAGGTACATAAGGTCAACGGACGGCCGCCCGAAGAGATGGAAGAGCGGCAGAGCTTCGACTATCTCACGCCGCTCTATCCGACCGAACAGATCCAGCTGGAAACCGCCCCGAACGAGTACAGCACGCGCATTCTGGACCTGTTTGCGCCGATCGGCAAAGGCCAGCGCGGACTCATCGTAGCCCCTCCCAAGACCGGAAAAACTATCCTGCTGCAGAAGATCGCCAATGCAATCACGACCAACCATCCGGAGATCCATCTGATCATTCTGCTGGTGGATGAGCGTCCCGAGGAGGTCACCGACATGGAGCGCAACGTCAAGGCCGAGGTGATCTCTTCGACGTTTGATCAGGATCCGGAGCGGCATGTTGAAGTGGCGGACATCGTACTGGAAAAAGCCAAACGGCTTGTTGAGGCCAAGCAGGATGTAGTGATTCTGCTTGATTCGATCACGCGGCTGGCCCGCGCACACAACGCCGTAACCCCCAGTACGGGGAAGACCCTCTCCGGTGGGATTGAAGCCGGCGCGCTACGCGGACCCAAACGGTTCTTTGGTGCAGCCCGTAATGTCGAAGAAGGGGGTTCGTTGACAATTATCGGCACAGCGTTGATCGAGACCGGTAGCCGCATGGACGAGGTGATCTTCGAGGAATTCAAGGGTACCGGTAACATGGAACTGGTGCTCGATCGGCAGCTGGCCGACCGGCGTATCTTCCCGGCCATCCATTTGATCAAATCCGGTACACGTCGCGAAGAGTTGCTGATTCCCGAAACCAAGCTGCATCGTATCTGGCTGCTGCGTAAAATCCTGGCCGACATGGATGCCGTCGAGGCCATGACCTTCCTGCTGGAAAAGATGCGGGGCACGCGCAGCAACGACGAGTTCCTGGTAACCATGAACTCCTGA
- a CDS encoding S41 family peptidase codes for MGSLLVLLFALLTSGPQPFPRYPAIDPSGQQIVFSYQGDLWLVPVSGGLAQRLTVHPAYEAHPRWSPDGRRIAFTSDRYGHDDLFVMELPGGPPRRLTYHSADDILTDWTRDGYLLFHTRRLFVQVEREAELHAIPDTGGTPVRILDATGFQATRSPDGRFLAFERGSNATWRRGYRGSADRDIWLFDQRERTFRRLTDFDGNDYLPVWAGPRTLLFISERDGTYNLYRLFLNEDGTPRNAPEQLTHFKGDGVRYFTVSADGQTIVFERQTDLYVLTLPEGRPRRLQIQVPYDEHFDPVERRTFTSNATEYALSPDGRQIAFVVRGELFLRRNDPDDDRTVRLTRHPWRDRDPAWLNDSTLVFVSDRAGQYDLYLLRAADPGTADLFESLTYEVIRLTDTPEDERMPVVAPDGRHLVFRRGRGTLLLARLEGDRLQLIRTLLDGWATPEDVAWSPDSRWIAYSLPDLDFNTEVYIQPIDGSHPPVNISQHPKPDTHPVWSPDGSKLAFLSPRSSGDVDVWFAWLRRADWERTEEEWEALKKQDDRKRRDTLAGPLQIDLERIHERLRRVTALPGNEAELAISKDGETFYFVANRGGRTQNYKAEVDLYRIRWDGSELKRLTDKNTNPRQVRLSRDGKYLFFLRPSGQLVRLNPDNGRQETLRFEARMEIDYREERRQIFEEAWRVLAQGFYDPAFHGVDWKALHDKYLPWALRASTNRDFRDVFSWMLGELNASHLGLRGPDRAETQRERTGLLGVEVEPVAEGVRIRHVVPHSPADRAQSRLHVGEIITAVDGIPVAAVDNFYRLLVDKVDERVRLTVRAPNGQTRTVIIRPVASLRQALYEEWVATRRALTERYSNGRLGYIHVQGMNWPSFERFERELVASGQGKEGLIIDVRYNGGGWTTDYLLTVLTVRRHAYTIPRGAAKRLDLPDRRAFRAHYPFGERLPFAAWTKPVAALCNQNSFSNAEIFSHAFKTLKLGPLVGVPTFGAVISTGGVRLIDGSFVRLPFRGWFVYADDTNMENGPAIPDIIVEEAPDSKARGEDPQLRAAVEALLARIDAHPTDATR; via the coding sequence ATGGGGAGCCTGCTGGTTCTGTTGTTCGCCCTGTTGACGTCTGGTCCGCAGCCTTTTCCGCGTTATCCTGCCATTGATCCTTCCGGGCAACAGATTGTCTTTTCCTATCAGGGCGATCTCTGGTTGGTCCCGGTCAGTGGTGGTCTGGCCCAGCGCCTGACGGTGCATCCTGCCTATGAAGCGCATCCGCGCTGGAGTCCGGATGGCCGCCGCATCGCGTTTACCAGTGACCGCTACGGCCATGACGACCTGTTCGTCATGGAGTTACCAGGTGGCCCTCCCCGCCGCCTGACCTATCATTCGGCGGACGACATTCTGACCGACTGGACGCGCGACGGATACCTGCTCTTTCATACACGTCGGCTGTTCGTGCAGGTCGAGCGCGAGGCCGAGCTCCACGCCATTCCCGACACCGGTGGCACGCCGGTCCGAATCCTCGACGCCACTGGTTTTCAGGCTACCCGCTCACCAGATGGCCGCTTTCTGGCCTTCGAGCGTGGATCCAATGCCACCTGGCGCCGAGGCTATCGCGGCTCGGCTGACCGAGACATCTGGTTGTTCGATCAGCGGGAACGCACTTTCCGGCGTCTGACAGACTTCGACGGCAATGATTATCTGCCGGTCTGGGCCGGCCCGCGCACATTGCTGTTTATCAGCGAGCGCGACGGTACCTACAACCTGTACCGTCTCTTTTTGAATGAAGACGGTACTCCCCGAAACGCGCCCGAGCAGCTTACCCATTTCAAAGGCGATGGGGTCCGTTACTTCACCGTCAGCGCCGATGGTCAGACCATTGTCTTCGAACGCCAGACCGACCTCTACGTGCTCACGCTCCCTGAAGGCAGGCCACGTCGGCTGCAAATCCAGGTCCCCTACGACGAACACTTCGATCCGGTAGAACGCCGTACCTTTACCTCCAATGCCACTGAGTATGCGCTTTCGCCTGACGGCCGGCAGATCGCTTTTGTCGTGCGCGGCGAACTGTTTTTGCGTCGCAATGATCCGGACGACGACCGTACGGTGCGCCTGACCCGTCACCCATGGCGCGATCGGGATCCTGCCTGGCTTAACGATTCGACGCTCGTGTTCGTCTCAGATCGAGCCGGTCAATATGACCTGTATCTGCTACGGGCCGCCGATCCCGGCACTGCTGACCTGTTCGAGAGCCTCACGTACGAAGTCATACGCCTGACCGACACGCCTGAGGACGAACGGATGCCCGTCGTAGCCCCGGATGGTCGCCATCTTGTGTTTCGTCGGGGACGTGGTACGCTCCTGCTGGCTCGCCTCGAAGGCGATCGGCTGCAGCTTATCCGTACACTGCTGGATGGTTGGGCTACCCCGGAAGATGTGGCCTGGAGCCCTGATAGTCGCTGGATTGCATACAGTCTGCCCGACCTTGACTTCAACACAGAGGTTTACATTCAGCCCATTGACGGTAGTCATCCCCCCGTCAACATCAGCCAGCATCCCAAGCCCGACACGCATCCGGTATGGAGCCCTGATGGCTCCAAACTGGCCTTTCTGTCACCACGCAGCTCCGGCGACGTGGACGTGTGGTTTGCCTGGCTACGCCGGGCCGACTGGGAACGTACCGAAGAAGAGTGGGAAGCGCTGAAAAAACAGGATGACCGCAAACGCCGCGACACGCTGGCCGGCCCGCTCCAGATCGACCTGGAACGCATTCACGAGCGGTTACGTCGCGTAACAGCGCTGCCCGGCAACGAAGCCGAGCTGGCCATCTCGAAAGATGGGGAAACGTTCTACTTCGTGGCAAACCGGGGGGGGCGCACCCAGAACTATAAAGCCGAGGTGGATCTGTATCGCATTCGATGGGATGGCTCCGAGCTGAAGCGCCTTACCGACAAGAATACGAATCCCCGGCAGGTACGACTCAGCCGCGATGGTAAGTATCTGTTCTTTCTGCGTCCGTCCGGTCAGCTTGTGCGGCTGAATCCGGATAATGGCCGCCAGGAGACGCTCCGCTTTGAAGCCCGCATGGAAATCGACTACCGTGAGGAGCGGCGGCAGATCTTTGAAGAAGCCTGGCGCGTACTGGCGCAGGGATTCTATGACCCGGCATTTCATGGCGTCGACTGGAAAGCGCTTCATGACAAATATCTGCCCTGGGCCCTGCGGGCGTCGACCAATCGAGACTTTCGGGATGTTTTCTCCTGGATGCTGGGCGAACTGAATGCCAGCCACCTGGGCCTTAGAGGTCCTGACCGGGCCGAGACGCAGCGTGAACGCACCGGCTTGCTGGGCGTGGAAGTCGAACCGGTAGCGGAAGGCGTCCGTATCCGACATGTAGTGCCTCACTCCCCCGCCGATCGTGCACAAAGCCGGCTGCACGTCGGCGAAATCATCACAGCCGTCGACGGCATACCCGTCGCCGCCGTGGATAACTTTTACCGTCTGCTGGTCGACAAGGTCGACGAGCGCGTGCGTTTGACGGTACGTGCGCCGAATGGCCAGACACGCACCGTGATCATTCGGCCGGTCGCCTCCCTGCGCCAGGCCCTCTACGAAGAATGGGTGGCCACGCGACGGGCCCTGACCGAACGCTACAGCAACGGTCGCCTGGGCTACATCCATGTGCAAGGCATGAACTGGCCCAGCTTTGAGCGATTTGAGCGGGAACTGGTAGCCAGCGGTCAGGGCAAAGAAGGACTGATCATCGACGTACGCTACAACGGTGGCGGATGGACAACCGATTATCTGTTGACCGTGCTGACCGTACGTCGCCATGCCTATACCATCCCGCGCGGCGCCGCCAAGCGCCTGGACTTGCCCGATCGACGCGCCTTCCGGGCGCATTATCCTTTTGGGGAACGGTTACCTTTTGCCGCCTGGACCAAACCAGTAGCTGCTCTCTGCAATCAGAACAGTTTCTCCAATGCCGAGATCTTCTCCCACGCCTTCAAAACCCTGAAGCTGGGTCCTCTGGTGGGCGTTCCCACCTTTGGAGCAGTCATCTCAACCGGTGGGGTCAGACTGATCGACGGGTCGTTCGTACGCCTGCCATTCCGCGGCTGGTTTGTCTATGCCGACGACACCAATATGGAAAACGGCCCAGCTATACCTGACATAATTGTCGAAGAAGCCCCCGATAGTAAGGCACGGGGCGAAGATCCACAACTTCGGGCAGCTGTCGAAGCCCTGCTGGCTCGCATTGATGCGCATCCTACCGACGCAACGCGCTAA
- a CDS encoding TIGR01548 family HAD-type hydrolase, whose protein sequence is MPATIKVILFDMDGVLVDVSRSYRRAIEETVEHFTGRKITPATIQRYKNAGGFNDDWKLTHTIILDIGMQVPFSRVVQEFQRRYRGEHWDGFIAQEPPLVQTQTLQQLRRHGYLMGIVTGRPEAEARWTIERFGWQPYFPLLVAMEHQDGRGKPDPYPIRRALAMLEAVGLDIAPNEAVYVGDSVDDMVAAQAAGVLPIGVIPPYLDAETHGALLRERGARYLIDRTDDLLALLAELEVPPVRRAS, encoded by the coding sequence ATGCCCGCGACGATCAAAGTTATTCTGTTCGATATGGACGGGGTGCTGGTGGATGTATCCCGTTCCTACCGGCGTGCCATCGAAGAGACGGTCGAACACTTTACAGGCCGTAAAATTACGCCTGCTACCATTCAGCGCTATAAGAACGCCGGCGGCTTCAATGACGACTGGAAACTGACGCACACCATTATCCTGGATATCGGCATGCAGGTGCCTTTCAGCCGGGTAGTGCAGGAGTTTCAGCGTCGCTACCGAGGTGAACACTGGGATGGCTTCATCGCCCAAGAGCCGCCACTGGTGCAGACGCAGACGCTCCAGCAACTGCGCCGGCACGGTTATCTCATGGGCATCGTTACCGGTCGACCAGAAGCCGAAGCCCGCTGGACGATCGAACGCTTCGGCTGGCAACCTTACTTCCCCCTGCTGGTGGCCATGGAGCACCAGGACGGACGGGGCAAGCCGGATCCCTATCCGATCCGACGGGCGCTGGCCATGCTCGAAGCTGTCGGCCTCGACATCGCGCCAAACGAAGCGGTCTATGTAGGCGATTCCGTCGATGATATGGTAGCGGCCCAGGCTGCTGGCGTGCTCCCGATCGGCGTCATCCCGCCCTATCTGGATGCCGAAACGCATGGTGCCCTCTTACGCGAACGTGGCGCACGCTACCTGATTGACCGCACCGACGATCTGCTGGCCCTACTGGCTGAGCTGGAAGTCCCGCCGGTGCGTCGCGCCTCCTGA
- a CDS encoding NAD+ synthase, whose protein sequence is MKIALAQINPIVGDLQGNRRKIVDYAHQAYRQGAELVIFPEMCVAGYPPQDLLDMPAFMEAVAHTVATIALEVPQDLGVILGAPIRNERPVGKRLYNAALLLEGGRIVAQVTKRLLPTYDVFDEYRYFEPGPSQPVVHWRGWRLGLHICEDMWNNEDWAPYHLYDENPIDELVAQGIDLFINISASPFSLGKHDERSRIIESICREHSLPFVYVNQVGANTELIFDGDSRVHAPDGSILLCAPSFQEALLLWDTEAAYAPYVHRRTEIEDLHDALVLGIRDYFYKTGAFDKVVLGLSGGIDSAVTCALAVTALGAERVVGVAMPSAYSSPESVEDARQLAENLGITFYVIPIMPAVDAFREMLHPTFNELPEDVTEENIQARTRGVTLMALSNKFRYLLLSTGNKSEMAVGYVTLYGDTNGGLAVLADVYKTQVYRLARYINARAGRYVIPERILTKPPSAELRPGQKDTDTLPPYEVLDAILQRYIEGREEVDEIVAATGFDRALVADILCRVDRNEYKRRQTPPGLRVTGKAFGIGRRLPIVMRWNRAVLEEVRRNHTAVLQTQSERAS, encoded by the coding sequence ATGAAAATTGCGCTGGCGCAAATCAACCCGATCGTTGGGGATCTGCAGGGTAATCGTCGCAAAATCGTCGACTATGCGCATCAAGCCTATCGTCAGGGGGCTGAGCTGGTCATCTTTCCCGAAATGTGCGTGGCAGGTTATCCCCCCCAGGACCTGCTCGATATGCCAGCCTTCATGGAGGCTGTCGCGCACACGGTAGCAACCATTGCCCTGGAAGTACCGCAGGACCTCGGCGTGATTCTGGGCGCCCCGATCCGTAACGAGCGTCCGGTAGGCAAGCGGCTCTACAATGCGGCGCTCCTGCTGGAAGGTGGACGCATCGTGGCCCAGGTAACAAAGCGACTGCTACCCACCTACGACGTGTTCGATGAATATCGCTACTTTGAGCCTGGTCCTTCCCAGCCGGTTGTGCACTGGCGCGGCTGGCGTCTGGGCCTGCATATCTGCGAAGACATGTGGAACAATGAGGACTGGGCGCCCTACCACCTCTACGACGAAAATCCTATCGATGAGCTGGTCGCCCAGGGCATTGATCTATTCATCAATATCAGCGCTTCTCCCTTTTCCTTGGGCAAGCATGACGAACGCAGCCGCATTATCGAAAGTATCTGCCGCGAACACAGCCTACCTTTCGTCTATGTGAATCAGGTAGGCGCTAATACCGAGCTGATTTTTGATGGTGACAGCCGGGTTCATGCGCCGGACGGCTCCATCCTGCTGTGTGCTCCATCCTTTCAGGAAGCCCTGCTGCTCTGGGATACTGAAGCCGCTTACGCTCCCTATGTACACCGCCGTACCGAGATCGAAGACCTGCACGACGCGCTGGTGCTGGGCATCCGGGATTATTTCTACAAGACCGGCGCGTTTGACAAAGTGGTACTTGGCCTTTCAGGAGGTATCGATTCAGCCGTTACCTGTGCCCTGGCCGTTACTGCCCTGGGAGCAGAACGGGTTGTGGGCGTGGCCATGCCCTCGGCCTACTCCTCGCCCGAATCCGTTGAAGACGCCCGTCAGCTTGCCGAAAATCTGGGCATCACCTTCTATGTGATTCCCATCATGCCAGCTGTCGATGCGTTTCGGGAGATGCTCCACCCGACGTTCAACGAACTTCCGGAAGATGTGACCGAAGAAAACATTCAGGCGCGCACGCGCGGCGTAACGCTCATGGCCCTGTCGAACAAATTTCGCTATCTCTTGCTCTCGACAGGCAACAAAAGCGAAATGGCCGTCGGCTACGTGACGCTATACGGCGACACCAACGGGGGGTTGGCCGTACTGGCCGATGTGTACAAAACACAGGTCTATCGCCTGGCACGCTACATCAATGCGCGTGCGGGTCGCTATGTCATTCCTGAACGCATTCTGACCAAACCTCCGTCGGCTGAACTACGTCCTGGTCAGAAAGATACCGACACGCTCCCCCCCTACGAAGTGTTGGACGCAATCCTCCAGCGATACATTGAAGGTCGGGAAGAGGTGGACGAAATCGTAGCCGCTACTGGATTTGATCGAGCTCTGGTGGCTGACATTCTGTGCCGCGTAGACCGCAACGAATACAAGCGTCGGCAGACCCCTCCGGGACTACGCGTCACGGGTAAGGCCTTCGGCATCGGACGACGCCTGCCCATCGTGATGCGCTGGAATCGGGCCGTGCTGGAAGAAGTACGCCGCAATCACACAGCCGTCCTGCAGACTCAGTCGGAACGAGCCTCATGA
- the ruvA gene encoding Holliday junction branch migration protein RuvA, which yields MIAYVSGKLAVKKLTEVVVDVHGLGYRLLIPTSTYDVLPEVGASVHLLTYYYIKEDTALLFGFATEAERVLFEVLLSVSGVGPRLALAALSALSPPQLREAVTMGDVQTLKRIPGVGQRLAERLIVELRDRLALLDLAELTPTGVNDVQAQARADALAALEALGLPRAAAERSLRKVLREHPGLQSAEELIRLALREYGG from the coding sequence ATGATCGCTTACGTTTCAGGAAAGCTGGCGGTCAAAAAGCTGACTGAGGTGGTCGTCGACGTTCACGGACTGGGCTATCGGCTCCTCATCCCTACCTCTACGTACGACGTACTGCCTGAGGTCGGGGCGTCGGTGCATTTGCTGACATACTACTACATAAAGGAAGACACGGCTCTGCTGTTTGGGTTTGCCACTGAAGCCGAACGCGTCCTGTTCGAAGTACTGCTGAGCGTCTCGGGCGTCGGCCCTCGGCTGGCGCTGGCTGCCTTATCCGCCCTCTCTCCGCCCCAGCTGCGCGAAGCCGTCACGATGGGCGATGTGCAGACGCTGAAGCGCATCCCCGGCGTAGGGCAACGACTGGCTGAACGGCTGATTGTGGAGCTACGTGACCGGTTGGCCTTGCTGGATCTGGCCGAACTAACGCCAACAGGTGTAAACGATGTGCAGGCTCAGGCCCGAGCCGACGCGCTGGCTGCTCTGGAGGCACTGGGCCTGCCACGTGCCGCTGCCGAACGTAGCCTGCGCAAGGTGCTTCGGGAACATCCAGGACTTCAGTCGGCGGAAGAACTCATCCGCCTGGCCCTGCGCGAATACGGCGGTTGA
- a CDS encoding ATP-binding protein has product MKFFDRCTLKTQLILIVLITCTIILVLNGVLYALYDFAQSWKEEDSELHVLGQLVAGNSLHPLLLRDVEGVTSVLEGLQNVPVVQMAVLYTADGRPFAWYRREGASQDIPASLAEARQQAGPLHYLHPVQEGGQTLGYVYLQAALTGWVTRMIKYTVGGSVLLLLLGLSMILVALLSQRVTRPLERLEQVVQQVAETHDYTIRVPTEGPVELQKLATAFNEMLTRVQEHQAVLVAAKEAAEEMARLKSTFLANMNHEIRTPLAGILGYAQILEEELTDPMQREMAQVIKQSGQRLLDTLDSLLYMSCLEAGTIRVQHRELDVIASTQTVIEELTPLARAKKLKLTLQSSASVLKTCVDEDLWRRLVKNLVHNAIKFTEEGEVTVSLEGDAETIQLQVVDTGIGIPEELQSVIFEEFKQASSGLSRDYEGSGLGLSIVQRIVRLLDGQIYVESQPGIGSIFTVIIPRNRTDKATEASIKTDRTPDTQAQPPYSRRARRMSSSAD; this is encoded by the coding sequence ATGAAATTTTTTGATCGGTGCACGCTCAAGACGCAACTTATCCTGATCGTGCTGATCACATGCACGATCATTCTGGTGTTGAACGGGGTGCTGTATGCGCTGTATGATTTTGCTCAGTCCTGGAAGGAGGAAGATAGCGAACTGCACGTACTGGGACAGCTTGTGGCTGGAAATAGCCTGCACCCCCTGCTTTTACGCGACGTGGAGGGTGTTACCAGCGTGCTGGAGGGGCTTCAAAATGTGCCCGTTGTGCAAATGGCCGTGCTCTACACGGCCGATGGGCGGCCTTTTGCCTGGTATCGAAGGGAAGGCGCGTCACAGGATATTCCGGCTTCCTTAGCGGAGGCCCGACAGCAGGCAGGTCCCCTGCATTATCTGCATCCGGTGCAGGAAGGAGGGCAGACGCTGGGCTACGTGTATCTGCAGGCAGCGCTGACCGGCTGGGTCACCCGCATGATCAAATATACGGTGGGTGGGAGCGTGCTTCTGCTATTGCTGGGCCTGAGCATGATCCTGGTTGCGCTGTTGTCTCAACGGGTAACGCGTCCCCTGGAGCGCCTGGAGCAGGTGGTGCAACAGGTCGCTGAAACCCATGATTATACCATACGGGTGCCGACGGAAGGTCCAGTAGAGCTGCAGAAGCTGGCGACGGCTTTTAACGAAATGCTGACGCGGGTGCAGGAGCATCAGGCGGTGCTGGTAGCCGCCAAGGAGGCTGCTGAGGAGATGGCCCGCCTGAAGAGTACGTTTTTGGCCAACATGAACCACGAAATTCGCACGCCGCTGGCAGGCATTCTGGGATATGCACAGATTCTGGAAGAGGAGCTGACGGATCCTATGCAGCGTGAGATGGCGCAGGTCATCAAACAGAGCGGACAACGTCTGCTCGACACACTGGATTCGCTGCTATACATGTCCTGTCTGGAAGCCGGTACCATACGGGTACAGCACCGGGAATTGGATGTGATAGCCAGCACCCAGACCGTGATTGAGGAGCTAACGCCGCTGGCCCGGGCTAAAAAATTAAAGCTTACCCTGCAGAGCAGCGCGTCTGTCTTGAAAACCTGCGTGGATGAAGACCTGTGGAGGCGACTGGTCAAGAATCTGGTGCATAATGCCATCAAATTTACCGAAGAAGGAGAAGTGACCGTGTCGCTGGAAGGTGATGCAGAGACCATTCAGCTTCAGGTGGTCGATACGGGTATTGGCATTCCTGAGGAACTCCAGTCGGTCATTTTTGAGGAATTCAAGCAGGCTTCCAGCGGGCTTTCCCGGGATTATGAAGGGAGTGGGCTGGGATTAAGCATTGTACAACGCATCGTACGTCTGCTGGACGGACAGATTTACGTGGAAAGTCAGCCGGGCATCGGTAGTATCTTTACCGTGATTATTCCGCGTAACCGGACTGACAAAGCGACGGAGGCCTCTATAAAGACGGACAGAACCCCGGACACCCAGGCTCAACCGCCGTATTCGCGCAGGGCCAGGCGGATGAGTTCTTCCGCCGACTGA